One region of Limnospira fusiformis SAG 85.79 genomic DNA includes:
- the accB gene encoding acetyl-CoA carboxylase biotin carboxyl carrier protein: MQLDLNQLRELLADIDKTNISELTLKSSDFELMVRKGGSSIDRPLSSVDVALSGGFPSAELVSPPGTVSTGDRLSESTATSTQTTAATGKVSSPVDAKWVEVTSPMVGTFYRSPAPDEPPFVDNGDRVTNGQTVCIIEAMKLMNEIEAEVSGQVMEILVANGAPVEYGQPLMRIDPDN; encoded by the coding sequence GTGCAACTAGATCTCAACCAGCTTCGAGAACTGCTGGCTGACATCGATAAAACTAATATTTCCGAACTGACGCTCAAAAGTAGTGATTTTGAGTTGATGGTACGCAAAGGTGGCAGTTCTATCGATCGCCCTCTATCTTCTGTTGATGTCGCCCTCAGTGGTGGGTTTCCTAGTGCGGAGTTGGTGTCGCCTCCAGGGACGGTTTCTACTGGCGATCGCTTATCAGAATCAACCGCCACCAGCACCCAGACTACTGCCGCCACAGGAAAGGTCTCTAGTCCGGTTGACGCTAAATGGGTAGAGGTAACATCCCCCATGGTGGGAACTTTTTACCGTTCTCCGGCTCCTGATGAGCCGCCATTTGTGGATAATGGCGATCGAGTCACTAACGGTCAAACTGTCTGTATCATCGAAGCCATGAAGCTGATGAATGAAATTGAGGCTGAGGTTTCTGGTCAAGTTATGGAAATTTTGGTAGCTAATGGCGCACCTGTGGAATATGGACAACCCCTGATGCGAATCGACCCCGACAATTAA
- a CDS encoding aspartoacylase encodes MGLTAENHGKIKRVAIVGGTHGNEWTGVYLIKKFERSPELLRRSNFETFTLLANPRAWEINRRYVDRDLNRCFRREDLEHPNSDIYEIQRSQWIASQWGPQSPSPVDTIIDLHSSTAHMGLTLIWVKNNAFNRQVTAYLKSIFPEINIYSWIESESEPANPSLKSLSNYGFSIEVGPIAPGMLDAALFLKAEKVIYAILDYIEKYNRGEIIHSDRTLTIYQFIKQIDYPRTATGELAAMIHPQLQGRDYQQLNPGDPMFLQFDGTTIYYQGETPVWPIFINEAAYYEKAIAMIFTEPQTLIINN; translated from the coding sequence ATGGGATTAACAGCAGAAAATCATGGTAAAATCAAACGAGTTGCCATTGTGGGTGGCACTCATGGCAATGAATGGACGGGAGTTTATTTGATTAAGAAATTTGAGCGATCGCCTGAATTATTGCGGCGTTCTAATTTTGAGACTTTCACACTATTAGCTAATCCCCGCGCCTGGGAAATTAATCGTCGCTATGTTGATCGTGATTTAAACCGCTGTTTTCGGCGGGAAGATTTAGAACATCCCAATTCTGATATTTATGAAATTCAGCGATCGCAATGGATAGCCAGCCAGTGGGGACCCCAAAGCCCATCTCCTGTTGATACCATCATTGATTTACACAGCAGCACCGCCCACATGGGATTAACCTTAATTTGGGTAAAAAATAATGCTTTTAATCGCCAAGTTACCGCCTATTTAAAAAGCATTTTTCCCGAAATAAATATCTACAGTTGGATCGAATCTGAATCGGAACCGGCAAACCCCTCCCTCAAATCTTTGTCTAATTACGGATTTTCCATCGAAGTCGGACCCATTGCGCCAGGGATGTTAGATGCGGCATTATTTCTGAAAGCGGAAAAGGTGATTTATGCGATTTTAGACTACATAGAAAAGTATAATCGGGGGGAGATTATCCACAGCGATCGCACTCTCACCATATACCAGTTTATCAAACAGATAGACTATCCCCGCACGGCGACGGGGGAACTCGCCGCCATGATTCACCCACAACTACAGGGGAGGGATTATCAACAGCTAAACCCGGGCGATCCGATGTTTTTACAGTTTGACGGAACCACCATTTATTACCAGGGAGAAACCCCCGTCTGGCCGATTTTTATCAATGAGGCAGCCTACTACGAAAAAGCGATCGCCATGATTTTCACCGAACCCCAAACCTTAATAATTAATAATTAA
- a CDS encoding DUF1501 domain-containing protein, with protein MRRRQFLTFGAQLCAATIATLGSYGWIARSAATTPNPKRLIVLFLRGGIDGLNVVVPYGDSDYYQARPAIAIPRPQQEGGAIKLDQHFGLHPSLNSLLPLWNQGSLAFVHACGSPDPTRSHFEAQHYMEVGTPGNKRTPDGWMNRLLGLLPGQNPVDAVSVGQSISAILSGSQPVSNISLGRNASRQMPIDRDQVRATFDRLYANNDPLSVAYQEGRSARDQLIRELEAEMVAANNGAPLPAGLAGNAQQLATLVVRDPQIRLAFLDVGGWDTHVNQGSSRGLMANRLERLGEGLVALVDRLGSVYSNTTIVVMSEFGRTVRENGNGGTDHGRGNVLWVLGGSVRGGRVYGSWPGLSDSELYEGRDLAVTTDFRDVISPILTSQFGLTASQLGQVFPGYRPTGNFSEIV; from the coding sequence ATGCGAAGACGACAATTTTTAACTTTTGGCGCTCAATTGTGCGCCGCCACGATCGCCACATTAGGAAGCTACGGTTGGATCGCCAGAAGTGCCGCCACCACCCCTAACCCCAAAAGGTTAATCGTCCTATTTTTGCGGGGAGGAATTGACGGATTAAATGTAGTTGTCCCCTATGGCGACAGTGACTATTATCAGGCTAGACCAGCGATCGCCATTCCCCGACCCCAACAGGAGGGAGGCGCAATTAAGCTAGACCAACACTTTGGCTTACACCCCAGCCTAAACTCCCTGCTTCCGCTATGGAACCAAGGAAGTTTAGCTTTTGTTCACGCCTGCGGTTCTCCTGACCCCACCCGGTCTCACTTTGAGGCTCAACACTATATGGAAGTGGGTACACCAGGAAATAAAAGAACCCCCGACGGTTGGATGAACCGCCTACTGGGCTTGTTACCAGGACAAAACCCCGTAGATGCGGTGAGTGTCGGTCAGTCGATATCTGCCATTCTATCAGGTTCTCAGCCAGTTAGCAATATCTCCCTAGGTCGCAATGCCTCCCGCCAAATGCCCATAGATCGCGATCAGGTGCGAGCCACCTTTGACCGACTCTATGCCAATAATGACCCCCTCAGCGTGGCTTATCAGGAAGGTAGAAGCGCCCGCGATCAACTCATTAGGGAATTAGAGGCGGAAATGGTCGCCGCGAATAATGGTGCGCCTCTACCTGCTGGTTTAGCTGGGAATGCTCAACAATTAGCGACTTTGGTAGTGCGTGACCCACAGATTAGATTAGCATTTCTCGATGTTGGGGGATGGGATACCCATGTTAACCAGGGTTCAAGTCGGGGGTTAATGGCGAACCGTCTGGAAAGGTTAGGGGAGGGCTTGGTGGCGCTAGTGGATAGGCTGGGTTCCGTTTATAGCAATACCACTATTGTGGTGATGTCAGAATTTGGTCGCACAGTGCGAGAAAATGGCAATGGCGGCACTGATCACGGACGTGGTAATGTTTTATGGGTTTTGGGTGGTTCCGTGCGTGGTGGTCGCGTTTATGGGAGTTGGCCAGGTTTGTCTGACTCCGAGTTATACGAGGGACGGGATCTGGCTGTGACGACGGATTTTCGAGATGTGATTAGCCCGATTTTAACTTCTCAGTTTGGGTTAACTGCTTCTCAGTTAGGGCAGGTATTTCCAGGATACCGCCCCACTGGCAACTTTTCGGAGATTGTTTAA
- a CDS encoding sensor histidine kinase, with protein MNVCIEDCTPRSASVFSRSNLRLESTLQELSLYDFQVDLDQVGMVLAKMFETNPTIPGVILNHDSQFIGMISRRRFLEHLSRPYGRELFLPRSIRALYKLSQVELLILPGDTLIVDAARLAIMRSPEQIYEPIIVQISETDYRLLDTQQLLIFQSFIHQLATELLQEQTQSQLMQTEKLASLGQMVAGVAHEIRNPVGCIVGNTHCLTQYYEDIMQLINAYEQELITPRPSIEELKEDIDWEFLKNDGLQMLKSIQVSSEQLKHLVNSLRTFSHMENKQRRETDIHECLDSTLIILKNRLKVGIDVIKSYGNLPKFLGYSGLLSQVFMNLLANAIDALEETANHSPNTAKIWISTHVADSCPSQLRSLIIPPKNNPEYPQNTESSEDPLTPNSQYIVIRITDNGPGIPKEIQNRIFDNFFTTKSAEKGTGLGLAISHQIIYEKHGGCLHLLSTPGIGTEFEIVLPLI; from the coding sequence ATGAACGTTTGTATTGAAGATTGCACCCCTCGGTCTGCATCGGTGTTTTCACGTAGCAATTTGCGCTTAGAGTCTACCCTACAAGAATTGTCTCTGTATGACTTTCAAGTAGATCTAGATCAAGTGGGAATGGTGTTGGCGAAAATGTTTGAAACTAACCCCACTATCCCCGGAGTTATTTTAAACCATGATAGCCAGTTTATTGGCATGATTTCCCGGCGGCGTTTTTTGGAGCATCTCAGTCGTCCTTATGGTCGGGAACTGTTTTTACCTAGGTCTATTCGAGCCCTCTATAAATTGTCTCAGGTGGAGTTATTAATACTTCCCGGAGATACTCTGATAGTTGATGCAGCACGGCTGGCTATTATGCGATCGCCTGAACAAATTTATGAGCCAATTATTGTGCAAATTTCCGAGACTGATTATCGGCTATTAGATACCCAACAACTATTGATTTTTCAGTCTTTTATTCATCAACTAGCCACCGAATTATTACAAGAACAAACCCAGTCCCAATTAATGCAAACTGAAAAGTTAGCAAGTCTAGGTCAAATGGTCGCGGGAGTGGCTCACGAAATCCGTAATCCTGTAGGCTGCATTGTCGGAAATACTCACTGTTTAACTCAGTATTATGAAGATATTATGCAGTTAATTAACGCCTACGAACAGGAATTAATTACTCCCCGACCAAGTATTGAAGAGTTAAAAGAAGATATTGATTGGGAATTCCTCAAAAATGATGGCTTGCAAATGCTCAAAAGTATTCAAGTTTCTTCTGAACAGTTGAAGCACCTAGTCAACAGTTTACGCACCTTTTCCCACATGGAGAATAAACAAAGGCGGGAGACAGATATTCATGAATGTTTAGACAGTACCCTAATTATTCTAAAAAACCGCCTAAAAGTTGGGATTGATGTCATTAAAAGCTATGGGAATTTACCCAAGTTTTTGGGTTATTCTGGGCTGCTTAGTCAAGTATTTATGAATCTGTTGGCTAATGCGATCGATGCTTTAGAAGAAACCGCCAATCATAGCCCTAATACTGCCAAAATCTGGATTTCCACCCATGTAGCGGATAGTTGTCCTTCCCAATTGCGATCGCTCATAATTCCCCCAAAAAATAACCCAGAATATCCCCAAAATACAGAATCATCAGAAGACCCATTAACACCGAATAGCCAATATATTGTGATTCGGATTACCGACAATGGCCCTGGTATCCCCAAAGAAATCCAAAACCGGATTTTCGATAACTTTTTCACTACCAAGTCCGCCGAAAAAGGTACAGGTTTAGGACTAGCAATTAGTCATCAAATTATTTACGAGAAACATGGTGGTTGTTTGCATCTCCTTTCCACCCCCGGTATCGGCACCGAATTTGAGATAGTCTTACCTTTGATTTAG
- a CDS encoding nicotinate phosphoribosyltransferase has protein sequence MDFASEDRAMSLSPDEYSLLTDLYQLTMTACYVGEGIENKPASFELFTRKLPDHFGYLIAMGLTQALDYLANLKFNSSQIEQLQSLGIFSHVNNRFWSVLAEAKFSGNVWAVPEGTAVFANEPILRIEAPLWQAQIVETYLLNTINYQTLIATKAARMRDAAGPDAKLLEFGTRRAFSPQASLWAARAALGAGFDGTSNVLAALKLGRKPRGTMAHALVMAIAAIDENEDAAFEAFHHYFPGAPLLIDTYDTVKAAQRLAEQVKAGKIQVQGVRLDSGDMVELSKQVRSLLPEVEIFASGDIDEVEIARLKGAEAPINGYGIGTKLVSGTPVNGVYKLVEIDGIPVMKESSSKVTYPGRKQIYRLMEGGKMKGDRLCLMDESESINPSSIGLLQLVMKDGKLVNQPEPLAAIAERTAASVASLPPEYRRFDHPIFPTLEISEELANLRQKVSKSIEVK, from the coding sequence ATGGACTTTGCATCAGAAGACCGTGCTATGTCTTTAAGTCCTGATGAGTATAGCTTACTAACAGATCTGTATCAATTAACAATGACAGCCTGTTATGTGGGGGAAGGAATTGAGAATAAACCCGCCAGTTTTGAACTGTTCACCAGAAAGTTACCGGATCACTTTGGTTACTTAATAGCTATGGGTTTAACCCAGGCATTAGACTATTTGGCAAACCTCAAGTTTAACTCATCTCAAATTGAACAACTGCAATCATTGGGAATTTTCAGCCATGTTAATAATCGCTTTTGGTCGGTGTTAGCCGAAGCCAAATTTAGCGGGAATGTGTGGGCTGTCCCGGAAGGTACGGCGGTATTTGCGAATGAACCAATCTTGCGAATTGAGGCTCCTTTATGGCAAGCTCAAATTGTAGAAACTTACCTTTTAAATACCATAAATTATCAAACTTTAATTGCTACCAAAGCAGCCAGAATGCGCGATGCAGCGGGACCTGATGCGAAATTATTGGAGTTTGGAACTCGGCGGGCTTTTAGTCCCCAAGCATCTTTGTGGGCGGCGCGGGCGGCTTTGGGGGCGGGTTTTGATGGTACTTCTAATGTGTTGGCGGCTTTGAAATTAGGTAGAAAACCAAGGGGAACAATGGCTCATGCTTTGGTAATGGCGATCGCTGCTATTGATGAAAATGAAGATGCGGCTTTTGAGGCTTTTCACCATTATTTCCCCGGCGCACCTTTGTTAATTGATACCTATGACACGGTGAAAGCAGCACAACGGTTAGCTGAACAGGTCAAAGCTGGAAAAATTCAGGTGCAGGGGGTAAGATTAGACTCTGGAGATATGGTAGAATTATCTAAACAAGTGCGATCGCTATTACCAGAGGTGGAAATTTTTGCTAGTGGGGATATTGACGAGGTAGAAATTGCTCGTTTAAAAGGGGCTGAGGCTCCTATTAATGGCTACGGAATAGGGACTAAACTGGTGAGTGGAACTCCGGTTAATGGAGTTTATAAGCTGGTAGAAATTGATGGTATTCCGGTGATGAAAGAGTCTAGTAGTAAGGTGACTTATCCGGGACGTAAGCAAATTTATCGGCTCATGGAAGGGGGTAAAATGAAAGGCGATCGCCTCTGTTTAATGGACGAAAGCGAGAGTATTAATCCATCATCTATCGGCTTATTGCAATTGGTCATGAAAGACGGAAAACTGGTCAATCAGCCAGAGCCTTTAGCCGCCATTGCTGAACGCACCGCCGCCTCGGTTGCCAGTCTTCCCCCAGAATATCGTAGGTTTGATCATCCGATTTTCCCGACCCTTGAAATTTCCGAAGAATTGGCAAATTTGAGGCAAAAAGTTAGCAAGTCAATTGAGGTAAAATAA
- a CDS encoding ADP-ribosylglycohydrolase family protein, with the protein MQYSPVLSGLMGVCVGDALGVPVEFNSRSDCQEKPITTMVGYGTYHQPAGTWSDDSSLTFCLAESLCNGYNLHEIAKAFCKWIYEGYWTPYGNAFDIGGTTYRAISRLREGVEPIAAGGTDIRDNGNGSLMRILPLAYGYKSLEFPELIKRVHDCSRLTHGHPRSQMACGIYISIAVCLLQGMDIKTAYIEGLKAVEAIYTKPPFKSELPEFKRVWTGEIESLPENAIASDGYVVHTLEASLWCLLKTSSYAEAVLTAVNLGSDTDTTGAVTGGLAGIYYGFEQIPSEWVKAIARREDIIDLANRLAKATENS; encoded by the coding sequence ATGCAATATTCTCCAGTTTTGTCTGGTTTAATGGGAGTCTGTGTAGGCGATGCTCTGGGAGTTCCGGTAGAATTTAATAGCCGCAGTGATTGTCAAGAAAAACCGATAACAACTATGGTCGGCTATGGTACTTACCATCAACCCGCAGGAACTTGGTCTGATGATAGTTCTCTGACTTTTTGTTTGGCTGAAAGTCTCTGTAATGGCTATAATTTGCATGAGATAGCTAAGGCTTTTTGTAAGTGGATTTATGAGGGTTACTGGACACCTTATGGTAATGCGTTTGATATTGGTGGGACTACTTACAGGGCGATTAGTAGATTGCGTGAAGGGGTGGAACCTATAGCAGCAGGAGGAACAGATATTCGTGATAATGGGAATGGCTCGTTAATGCGAATTTTACCTTTAGCTTATGGTTATAAGTCCCTGGAATTTCCCGAATTAATTAAACGGGTTCACGACTGTTCTCGCCTTACCCATGGTCATCCGCGATCGCAAATGGCTTGTGGTATTTACATTAGTATTGCTGTGTGTTTATTACAGGGTATGGATATCAAAACCGCCTATATTGAAGGACTTAAAGCGGTTGAAGCTATTTATACTAAACCACCCTTTAAGTCGGAATTACCAGAGTTTAAACGAGTGTGGACTGGTGAAATTGAAAGTTTACCGGAAAATGCGATCGCCTCTGATGGTTATGTAGTTCATACCTTAGAAGCATCTCTGTGGTGTCTATTAAAGACTTCTTCCTATGCTGAAGCTGTCCTAACAGCAGTTAATTTAGGTTCTGATACCGATACGACTGGCGCGGTTACAGGAGGTCTAGCAGGGATTTATTATGGTTTTGAACAAATACCTTCCGAGTGGGTAAAGGCGATCGCGCGTCGAGAGGATATCATCGATTTAGCTAACCGTCTAGCTAAAGCCACAGAAAATAGTTAA
- a CDS encoding DNA-methyltransferase encodes MSALVYQGDCLNIISTWEKDSIDLIYLDPPFFSQKTHKLTTRDSRKEFSFQDLWSSHQEYGNFIYQRLQEMWRILSPSGSIFVHCDRHASHLIRLLLDDVFSPQMFRSEIIWHYKRWSNSQKALLPAHQTIFYYTKSDDYTFNFIYGEYSETTNVDQILQRRKRDEYGKSIYDKDLDGNIIPSGGKKGVPLSDVWEIPYLNPKAKERVGYPTQKPLLLLEQIIKIATNEGDLILDPFCGSGTTLVAASLLGRNSVGIDISTDAVELTKKRLSDPIKTNSNLLTKGRDSYKNVDESVLGLLWGLDFAVVHRNKGIDAILRSDVNGCPIPVRVQRNHETIVEAANYLYNASKNKNALVMFLIAINEGGYFSDLVSLPPGVRVINAPGLSILNSLSQLDD; translated from the coding sequence ATGAGTGCATTAGTTTATCAAGGTGATTGCCTTAATATCATCAGCACTTGGGAGAAAGATAGCATTGATTTAATCTATCTTGACCCGCCATTTTTTTCGCAAAAAACCCATAAATTAACAACTAGAGATAGCCGCAAAGAGTTTTCTTTTCAAGATTTGTGGTCTTCTCATCAAGAATATGGGAATTTTATCTATCAACGTTTGCAAGAAATGTGGCGAATTTTGTCGCCATCTGGGTCTATTTTTGTTCATTGCGATCGCCATGCTTCACACCTGATTAGATTGTTGTTGGATGATGTTTTTAGTCCGCAAATGTTTCGCTCTGAAATTATTTGGCACTATAAACGCTGGTCTAATTCCCAGAAAGCCTTGCTACCAGCACATCAAACTATTTTTTACTATACCAAATCTGATGATTATACATTTAATTTTATTTATGGCGAATATTCGGAAACTACCAACGTAGATCAAATTCTCCAGCGCCGAAAACGAGATGAATATGGCAAGTCTATTTATGACAAAGACCTAGATGGTAATATTATCCCTAGTGGCGGTAAGAAAGGGGTTCCTCTTAGTGATGTTTGGGAAATACCCTATTTGAATCCTAAAGCTAAAGAAAGGGTCGGTTATCCTACCCAAAAACCGCTGCTTTTACTGGAACAAATTATTAAGATAGCTACCAATGAAGGTGATTTGATTTTAGATCCTTTCTGTGGTAGCGGTACCACTTTGGTGGCGGCTAGTTTACTCGGACGAAATTCTGTGGGAATTGATATATCTACTGATGCTGTCGAATTAACTAAAAAACGTTTGAGTGACCCGATTAAAACTAATTCTAATCTACTCACTAAAGGTCGCGATTCTTACAAAAATGTTGATGAAAGTGTGTTAGGACTACTATGGGGATTAGATTTTGCTGTGGTTCACAGAAATAAAGGAATTGATGCAATTCTTAGGTCTGATGTTAATGGTTGTCCTATTCCGGTTAGGGTTCAACGTAATCATGAGACTATAGTTGAGGCGGCTAACTATCTCTATAACGCCTCAAAAAATAAGAATGCTTTAGTTATGTTTTTGATTGCGATAAATGAAGGGGGCTATTTTTCGGATTTGGTCAGTTTACCCCCAGGTGTTAGGGTTATTAATGCGCCTGGATTATCCATCCTCAATTCATTAAGCCAATTAGATGATTGA
- a CDS encoding succinate dehydrogenase/fumarate reductase iron-sulfur subunit, with translation MKVQFNIIRQTASSAPQVQSYQLDVDPATTILDSLNRIKWELDGTLAFRKNCRNTICGSCSMRINGRAALACKENVASEVKRLQDIAAANSSYTGGDEIPVLTIAPMGNMPVIKDLVVDMTQFWDNLEAVEPYVSTQARKIPEREFLQTPEERESLNQNGNCILCGACYSECNAKEVNPAFVGPHALAKAQRMVADSRDARTEERLEQYNQDIQGVWGCTRCYNCNTVCPMEVAPMDQIGKIKHEILERKQPSDSRPVRHRKVMVELVKQGGWVDERKFGLMVVGNYLRDVRGILSIGPLGVRMLLRGKFPFGFEPSEGTKTVRSLIESVQSLEKEKP, from the coding sequence ATGAAAGTTCAATTTAATATTATCCGGCAAACTGCTTCAAGCGCGCCGCAAGTGCAAAGTTATCAGCTAGATGTTGATCCAGCTACTACTATTTTAGATAGTCTAAATCGGATCAAATGGGAACTTGACGGCACTTTAGCCTTTCGCAAAAACTGCCGAAATACCATCTGCGGTAGTTGTTCAATGAGGATTAATGGTCGCGCCGCCCTAGCTTGTAAAGAAAATGTGGCCAGTGAAGTCAAACGCCTACAAGACATTGCTGCTGCTAATTCAAGTTATACAGGCGGCGATGAGATTCCTGTATTAACCATTGCGCCCATGGGTAATATGCCTGTAATCAAAGACCTAGTGGTGGATATGACCCAATTCTGGGATAACCTGGAAGCGGTGGAACCTTATGTTAGTACACAGGCGCGTAAAATTCCTGAGCGGGAGTTTCTCCAGACTCCCGAAGAAAGGGAAAGTTTGAATCAAAATGGCAATTGTATCCTCTGTGGCGCTTGTTATTCTGAATGCAATGCCAAAGAGGTTAACCCGGCTTTTGTCGGTCCTCACGCCCTGGCTAAGGCTCAGAGAATGGTTGCTGATTCTCGTGACGCACGCACTGAGGAACGTTTAGAACAGTATAACCAGGATATTCAGGGAGTTTGGGGCTGTACCCGTTGCTACAACTGCAATACAGTTTGTCCGATGGAGGTGGCTCCTATGGACCAAATTGGTAAGATTAAGCATGAAATATTAGAACGTAAGCAGCCATCTGATAGTCGTCCTGTGCGCCACCGTAAGGTTATGGTTGAACTGGTGAAGCAAGGGGGATGGGTTGATGAGCGTAAATTTGGCTTAATGGTTGTGGGTAACTACTTACGAGATGTCCGAGGTATTCTCAGTATTGGTCCTTTGGGTGTTCGGATGCTTTTACGGGGTAAGTTTCCGTTTGGTTTTGAACCTTCTGAGGGAACTAAAACAGTGCGATCGCTCATTGAGTCTGTCCAAAGTTTGGAGAAGGAAAAGCCATAA
- a CDS encoding 6-pyruvoyl trahydropterin synthase family protein: MSKWKLTTEFTFDSAHYIKDYNGPCGRLHGHTYKVRVEATSNQLHGSEFCPHPVMVADFRSLRWAKKDVSKGGLDHGLLNEILPPNYETTAEMIAKFIYDETKKRVPEGVQLKVMVSETANSWVEYEDET; encoded by the coding sequence ATGTCTAAATGGAAACTAACAACCGAATTTACATTCGATAGCGCCCACTATATCAAAGATTACAACGGCCCCTGTGGTCGCCTCCACGGACACACCTATAAAGTCCGAGTAGAAGCCACATCAAACCAACTGCACGGATCCGAATTTTGTCCCCACCCGGTGATGGTTGCCGATTTCCGCAGCCTGCGATGGGCCAAGAAAGATGTCAGCAAAGGCGGACTTGATCACGGTCTTCTCAATGAAATATTACCCCCCAACTACGAAACCACCGCCGAAATGATTGCCAAATTTATCTATGATGAAACCAAAAAGCGAGTCCCAGAGGGAGTACAGCTAAAAGTCATGGTTTCCGAAACAGCCAATTCCTGGGTTGAGTATGAAGACGAAACCTGA
- the cobU gene encoding bifunctional adenosylcobinamide kinase/adenosylcobinamide-phosphate guanylyltransferase translates to MTDTGRLILVTGPVRSGKSEWAENWAENYARNYRKSVIYIATSGFDDDDREWCDRIQKHRDRRPSDWTTLEVPITLSTTLASVATADNCILVDSLGTWLANLLDWEESQWEQAVTELLQVLLTVTGPVILVAEEVGWGLVPPYPLGRLFRDRLGGLVRLLGTHADSVYLVTGGYALDLTRLGVKISPD, encoded by the coding sequence ATGACTGATACGGGAAGATTAATTTTAGTAACTGGTCCGGTGCGATCGGGTAAAAGTGAGTGGGCGGAAAATTGGGCGGAAAATTACGCTAGAAATTACCGCAAGTCGGTGATTTATATAGCCACATCTGGTTTTGATGATGACGATCGCGAATGGTGCGATCGCATTCAAAAACATCGCGATCGTCGCCCTTCCGATTGGACAACTTTAGAGGTTCCCATCACATTATCAACTACTTTAGCATCTGTGGCAACGGCGGATAATTGTATTTTAGTAGATTCTCTGGGGACTTGGTTGGCTAATTTATTGGACTGGGAAGAATCACAATGGGAACAGGCGGTTACGGAGTTATTACAGGTTTTATTAACCGTCACTGGACCCGTGATTTTAGTGGCTGAGGAAGTCGGTTGGGGGTTGGTTCCCCCTTATCCCTTGGGCCGCCTTTTTCGCGATCGGCTAGGGGGTTTAGTCCGACTGCTGGGGACTCATGCTGATTCCGTTTATTTAGTTACTGGGGGTTATGCGTTAGACTTAACTCGCTTAGGTGTCAAAATATCCCCTGATTAA